From a region of the Hypomesus transpacificus isolate Combined female unplaced genomic scaffold, fHypTra1 scaffold_232, whole genome shotgun sequence genome:
- the rnf144aa gene encoding probable E3 ubiquitin-protein ligase RNF144A-A, whose translation MSVPVRMSTARYRPTWDLALDPLVSCKLCLGEFPLEQMTTIGQCQCVFCTLCLKQYVELLIKEGLETAISCPDSACPKRGHLQETEIECMVASEIMQKYKKLQFEREVLLDPCRTWCPSQSCQAVCQLKETEAPLPQLVTCAVCTLEFCSVCKASWHPDQACQENQHITSFLPGETSSLYKNEEDDAPIKRCPKCKVYIERDEGCAQMMCKNCKHAFCWYCLESLDDDFLLIHYDKGPCRNKLGHSRASVIWHRTQVVGIFAGFGLLLLVASPFLLLATPFVLCCKCKCSKGDDDPLPT comes from the exons ATGTCGGTGCCAGTCAGAATGAGCACGGCTCGATACCGGCCTACCTGGGACCTGGCACTGGACCCGCTGGTCTCCTGCAAACTGTGCCTTGGAGAGTTCCCTCTGGAGCAGATGACCACCATCGGACAGTGCCAATGTGTCTTCTGCACTCTG TGCCTGAAGCAGTATGTGGAGCTACTAATCAAAGAGGGCCTCGAAACTGCAATTAGCTGTCCTGACTCTGCCTGTCCAAAACGAGGACACTTACAGGAAACTGAG attGAGTGCATGGTGGCGTCAGAGATCATGCAGAAATATAAGAAGCTGCAATTTGAGAGGG AGGTGCTGTTGGACCCGTGCCGGACCTGGTGCCCATCCCAGTCATGCCAGGCCGTGTGCCAGCTGAAGGAGACGGAGGCTCCACTGCCCCAGCTGGTCACCTGTGCGGTCTGCACCCTGGAGTTCTGCTCTGTCTGCAAGGCCAGCTGGCACCCAGACCAGGCCTGCCAGGAGAACCAGCATATCACCTCCTTcctaccaggagagaccag CTCCCTCTATAAGAACGAGGAGGACGACGCCCCCATCAAGCGCTGTCCCAAGTGTAAGGTGTACAtcgagagggatgagggatgcGCCCAGATGATGTGCAAGAACTGTAAACACGCCTTTTGCTGGTACTGTCTGGAGTCTCTCGAC gatgaCTTTCTCCTGATCCACTATGACAAAGGGCCTTGTCGTAACAAACTGGGCCACTCCAGGGCTTCTGTTATCTGGCACAGAACACAG GTGGTGGGGATCTTTGCAGGATTTGGCCTCCTCCTATTGGTGGcctcacccttcctcctcctagCCACACCCTTCGTCCTGTGCTGCAAGTGCAAATGTAGTAAGGGTGACGacgaccccctccccacctag